A region of Thermoanaerobaculia bacterium DNA encodes the following proteins:
- a CDS encoding PilZ domain-containing protein — translation MSERASRRVRVLCPAHFRIEEAEPPSFATVVVVNERGLYLATPNTLAPGSEIDLSISLPGESSPFRSKAKVVDAFPTIPTGSGRVPGMGCAFLQPPMELVNAIHNLTQF, via the coding sequence ATGTCGGAAAGAGCGTCCCGCCGGGTGCGCGTTCTCTGCCCCGCGCACTTTCGCATCGAAGAGGCGGAGCCGCCGTCGTTCGCGACGGTCGTCGTGGTGAACGAGCGCGGCCTCTACCTCGCCACGCCGAACACGCTTGCCCCGGGTAGCGAGATCGACCTTTCGATCTCTCTTCCCGGGGAAAGCTCCCCCTTCCGCTCGAAGGCGAAGGTCGTGGACGCGTTCCCCACGATTCCCACCGGAAGCGGGCGCGTCCCGGGAATGGGATGCGCGTTCCTGCAGCCGCCGATGGAGCTGGTGAACGCCATCCACAACCTCACCCAGTTCTAA
- a CDS encoding ribonuclease H-like domain-containing protein, with protein sequence MNTVVFDIETVGVDWGSLDDAQRAYLLKNAKSEEEQRLVPDWLSLWPMTGKIVVLAMQNVETGRGRVWYEKTDGRREEKSEDGLFDYVGDTEEAFLEEFWKTMTRFDRFVTFNGRGFDCPWMMLRSAVHGLRPSKNLMGYRYSVRPHVDLLEVLTFFGAGGSAARKFNLDFFCKTFGIASPKEQGMDGYSVGPYYRDGRLAEIAHYCRRDVEATAALFRKIESTLLPLMDNGRG encoded by the coding sequence TTGAACACGGTCGTTTTCGACATCGAGACCGTGGGCGTCGATTGGGGCTCCCTCGACGACGCCCAGCGCGCCTACCTCCTGAAGAACGCCAAGAGTGAAGAGGAACAGCGGCTCGTCCCCGACTGGCTGTCGCTGTGGCCCATGACCGGAAAGATCGTCGTCCTCGCGATGCAGAACGTCGAAACCGGCCGCGGCCGCGTCTGGTACGAAAAAACCGACGGCCGACGGGAGGAAAAGTCGGAGGACGGGCTCTTCGATTACGTCGGCGACACCGAGGAGGCCTTCCTGGAAGAGTTCTGGAAGACGATGACGCGATTCGACCGCTTCGTCACCTTCAACGGACGCGGCTTCGACTGCCCGTGGATGATGCTCCGGAGCGCCGTCCACGGCCTCCGGCCGTCGAAGAACCTGATGGGGTATCGCTACTCGGTCCGCCCGCACGTCGACCTCCTCGAGGTGCTCACGTTCTTCGGCGCGGGGGGATCCGCGGCGAGGAAGTTCAACCTGGACTTCTTCTGCAAGACGTTCGGGATCGCGAGCCCGAAGGAACAGGGGATGGACGGATACTCCGTCGGACCGTATTATCGGGACGGCCGCCTCGCGGAGATCGCGCACTACTGCCGCCGGGACGTCGAGGCGACCGCGGCGCTTTTCCGGAAGATCGAGTCGACGCTGCTGCCGCTGATGGACAACGGCCGGGGGTGA
- a CDS encoding radical SAM protein, whose translation MSRDRHGLRLRTLKFNLELTSRCNFRCGMCPMDDIQRPYEDAPWWMVEKVAAEMRELGLKMRYLHELGEPLLYKRLAEAIDLFPGVCVSTNASLLTPEKSKEILDSSLSRIILSLDTLLPQVYAVSRKGGKFEQVAENIRGFLELSKGKKIRVEIQRMMTPLTQHERNRDFEEFFSLEKYPQARVTQKTCEGLDTSEVTELHQAYYGCFQGTPYQWFVILASGEVSHCCYDYDATQSLGNVKTQSIREIAASPMLAVIEDGFKRHDFSKLPRCAECFKNPAAAPPVTDRVWMLAQKLPSYVKDPLRRFLNSAK comes from the coding sequence ATGAGCCGAGACCGCCACGGCCTGCGCCTGCGTACGCTGAAGTTCAACCTCGAGCTCACGAGCCGCTGCAACTTCCGGTGCGGAATGTGCCCGATGGACGACATCCAGCGACCCTACGAGGACGCTCCCTGGTGGATGGTCGAGAAGGTCGCCGCGGAGATGCGGGAGCTCGGCCTGAAGATGCGCTATCTCCACGAACTCGGCGAACCCCTCCTGTACAAGCGGCTCGCGGAGGCGATCGATCTCTTTCCCGGTGTCTGCGTCTCGACCAATGCCTCGCTCCTGACGCCGGAGAAGTCGAAGGAGATCCTCGACAGCTCGCTCTCGCGGATCATCCTTTCGCTCGACACGCTGCTGCCGCAGGTGTACGCGGTCTCCCGGAAAGGGGGGAAATTCGAGCAGGTCGCCGAGAACATCCGCGGGTTCCTGGAGCTCTCGAAGGGGAAGAAGATCCGGGTCGAGATCCAGCGGATGATGACGCCGCTCACGCAGCACGAGAGGAACCGCGATTTCGAGGAGTTCTTCTCGCTCGAGAAGTACCCGCAGGCCCGCGTCACCCAGAAGACCTGCGAAGGGCTCGACACGTCGGAAGTCACCGAGCTCCACCAGGCGTACTACGGCTGTTTCCAGGGGACGCCTTACCAGTGGTTCGTGATCCTGGCGAGCGGCGAGGTCTCCCATTGCTGCTACGACTACGACGCGACCCAGTCGCTCGGGAACGTCAAGACCCAGTCGATCCGGGAGATCGCGGCTTCCCCGATGCTGGCGGTGATCGAGGACGGGTTCAAGCGCCACGATTTTTCGAAGCTGCCGCGCTGCGCCGAATGCTTCAAGAACCCGGCCGCCGCCCCGCCGGTCACCGACCGCGTCTGGATGCTCGCCCAGAAGCTTCCGTCGTACGTCAAGGACCCGCTTCGCCGGTTCCTGAACTCCGCGAAGTAA